In the genome of Monodelphis domestica isolate mMonDom1 chromosome 2, mMonDom1.pri, whole genome shotgun sequence, one region contains:
- the PPFIA4 gene encoding liprin-alpha-4 isoform X1 produces the protein MTVVKRQAQSPSGVSSEVEVLKALKSLFEHHKALDEKVRERLRAALERVSTLEEQLAGAHQQVSVLQQGAGPRDGASGEDGALELGPRLLWKDEAGRAGELQERLEKQTFELNQARERLVALAGTVAELEEDLSTARRDLIKSEELSSRHQRDLREALAQKDDMEERITTLEKRYLAAQREATSIHDLNDKLENELANKESLHRQCEEKARHLQELLELAEQKLQQTMRKAETLPEVEAELAQRIAALTKAEERHGNIEEHLRQLEAQLEEKNQELARVRQREKMNEDHNKRLSDTVDRLLSESNERLQLHLKERMAALEEKNTLIQELESSQRQIEEQQHHKGRLSEEIEKLRLEVDQLKGRGGPFADGVHSRSHMGSAADLRFSMSAGAHAPAGPTPSLHRRFSALREEPTKDWEPSPLSGVLTSTAAPAFDSDPEISDIDEDEPEGLVGSVGVISPSGHSDAQTLAMMLQEQLDAINEEIRMIQEEKESTELRAEEIETRVTSGSMEALNLTQLRKRSSIPTSLTALSLASASPPLSGRSTPKLTSRSAAQDLDRMGVMTLPSDLRKHRRKLLSPVAREENREDKTTIKCETSPPSSPRTLRLEKLGHPALSQDEGKSSLDDQGSNPSSSNSSQDSLHKGTKRKGIKSSIGRLFGKKEKGRMIQLSREGATGHVLLSESEVNLQEPLVPAKLGTQAEKDRRLRKKHQLLEDARRKGMPFAHWDGPTVVSWLELWVGMPAWYVAACRANVKSGAIMSALSDTEIQREIGISNALHRLKLRLAIQEMVSLTSPSAPPTSRTSSGNVWVTHEEMETLATSTKTDSEEGSWAQTLAYGDMNHEWIGNEWLPSLGLPQYRSYFMECLVDARMLDHLTKKDLRVHLKMVDSFHRSSLQYGIMCLKRLNYDRKELEKRREESQHEIKDVLVWTNDQVIHWIQSIGLRDYASNLHESGVHGALLALDENFDHNTLALVLQIPTQNTQARQVMEREFNNLLALGTDRKLDDGEDKVFRRAPSWRKRFRPRDPHGGMLSTSAETLPTSFRVSTLGPLQPPPAPPKKMLPEVHSHYLYGHMLSAFRD, from the exons ATGACTGTCGTGAAGCGTCAGGCTCAGTCTCCCTCCGGTGTCTCCAGTGAGGTGGAAGTGCTCAAAGCCCTGAAGTCTCTGTTTGAGCACCACAAGGCACTGGATGAGAAG GTTCGGGAGAGGCTGCGGGCAGCGCTGGAGCGTGTGAGCACGCTGGAGGAGCAGCTGGCAGGTGCTCACCAGCAG GTGTCTGTTCTCCAGCAGGGAGCGGGGCCCCGGGATGGAGCTTCTGGAGAAGATGGGGCCCTGGAGTTGGGACCAAGACTCTTGTGGAAG GATGAAGCAGGCCGGGCGGGAGAGCTGCAGGAGCGCCTGGAGAAGCAGACCTTTGAGCTGAACCAGGCCCGTGAACGCCTGGTTGCCCTGGCTGGCACGGTGGCCGAGCTCGAGGAGGACCTGAGCACCGCCCGGAGGGACCTCATCAAGTCTGAGGAGCTAAGCAGCAGACACCAGCGGGACCTCCGCGAG GCTTTGGCGCAGAAGGATGACATGGAAGAGAGAATCACCACGCTGGAGAAACGCTACCTGGCGGCCCAACGTGAAGCCACGTCCATCCATGACCTCAATGACAAGCTGGAGAATGAATTGGCCAATAAAGAGTCCTTGCACCGTCAG TGTGAGGAGAAGGCCCGGCACCTACAGGAGCTTCTGGAGCTGGCTGAGCAGAAGCTTCAGCAGACAATGCGCAAAGCTGAGACCCTGCCCGAGGTCGAGGCTGAGCTGGCTCAGAGAATCGCTGCCCTCACCAAG GCTGAAGAGCGGCACGGAAACATTGAAGAGCACCTCCGGCAGCTGGAGGCACAGCTagaagagaagaaccaggagctGGCCAGG GTACGCCAACGGGAAAAGATGAATGAAGACCACAATAAGCGTCTCTCAGACACCGTAGATCGGCTACTGAGTGAGTCCAATGAACGGCTGCAGCTACACCTTAAGGAGCGGATGGCTGCTCTTGAGGAAAAG aATACACTCATCCAGGAGCTGGAGAGCTCCCAGAGGCAGATTGAGGAGCAGCAGCACCACAAG GGCCGCCTTTCAGAAGAGATTGAGAAGCTCCGCCTGGAAGTGGACCAGCTGAAGGGTCGAGGGGGGCCATTTGCAGATGGCGTCCATTCCAG GTCCCACATGGGCAGTGCTGCGGACCTTCGGTTCTCTATGAGTGCCGGAGCCCACGCTCCTGCTGGCCCTACCCCCAGTCTTCACCGCAGATTTTCTGCCCTTCGAGAGGAGCCCACCAAG GACTGGGAACCGTCGCCACTCTCCGGGGTGCTGACTTCCACGGCCGCCCCCGCCTTTGATAGTGACCCTGAGATCTCAGACATAGACGAGGATGAGCCAGAGGGGCTGGTGGGCTCGGTGGGCGTCATCTCTCCCAGTGGTCACTCGGATGCTCAGACCTTGGCCATGATGCTTCAAGAACAGCTGGACGCCATCAATGAAGAGATCAG GATGATTCAGGAGGAGAAGGAATCGACAGAGCTCCGAGCGGAAGAGATCGAGACACGGGTAACCAGCGGCAGCATGGAAGCGCTGAACCTCACCCAACTGCGCAAACGCAGCTCAATCCCCACCTCGCTGACCGCCCTGTCTCTGGCCAGTGCTTCTCCACCCCTCAGTGGCCGCTCTACACCCAAACTCACCTCCCGCAGTGCAGCCCAGGACCTGGACCGGATGGGTGTCATGACCTTG CCGAGTGACTTGAGGAAGCATAGGAGGAAGCTACTG TCACCAGTGGCTCGGGAAGAGAACCGAGAAgataaaaccaccataaaatgtgagacttctcctccttcctcaccCAGGACTTTGCGGTTAGAGAAGCTTGGCCATCCGGCCCTGAGCCAGGATGAAGGTAAAAG TTCCTTGGATGACCAAGGCAGTAACcccagcagcagcaacagcagccaGGACTCCCTGCACAAGGGCACCAAGCGCAAGGGAATCAAGTCATCCATTGGTCGACTCtttgggaagaaagagaagggcagGATGATCCAACTGAGCCGAGAAGGAGCCACAGGCCATG TTCTTCTGTCAGAGTCAGAGGTCAATCTGCAGGAGCCCCTGGTGCCTGCCAAGCTGGGAACCCAGGCTGAAAAGGACCGACGCTTGAGAAAGAA ACACCAGCTTCTTGAGGATGCACGCCGGAAGGGAATGCCTTTTGCCCACTGGGATGGCCCCACCGTGGTCTCATGGCTGGAG TTGTGGGTGGGAATGCCAGCCTGGTATGTGGCTGCCTGTCGAGCCAATGTCAAGAGTGGTGCCATCATGTCGGCTCTCTCAGACACGGAGATCCAGCGGGAGATAGGCATCAGCAATGCCCTGCACCGGCTCAAACTTCGGCTGGCCATCCAGGAGATGGTGTCATTGACTAGTCCTTCAGCCCCACCCACCTCTAGGACG TCCTCGGGGAATGTTTGGGTCACCCACGAGGAGATGGAGACGCTGGCAACATCCACAAAAACA GACAGTGAGGAGGGCAGCTGGGCTCAG ACCCTGGCCTATGGGGACATGAATCACGAGTGGATTGGGAATGAGTGGCTCCCCAGCCTGGGCCTCCCCCAGTACCGCAGCTACTTCATGGAATGCTTGGTGGATGCCCGCATGCTGGATCATCTCACTAAGAAGGACCTTCGAGTCCATCTGAAGATGGTGGACAGCTTCCATCG GAGCAGCCTGCAGTATGGCATCATGTGCTTAAAGAGACTTAATTATGACCGAAAGgagttggagaagagaagagaggagagccaGCATGAGATCAAGG ATGTGCTGGTCTGGACCAATGACCAGGTGATACACTGGATCCAATCTATTGGGCTGCGGGACTATGCCAGCAACCTTCACGAGAGTGGTGTGCATGGGGCCCTCCTCGCTCTGGATGAGAACTTTGACCACAACACCTTGGCCCTGGTCTTACAGATTCCCACACAGAACACCCAG GCTCGCCAAGTGATGGAAAGAGAGTTTAATAACCTGCTGGCCTTGGGCACAGATCGGAAGCTGGATGAT GGGGAGGACAAGGTGTTCCGCCGCGCCCCCTCCTGGAGGAAACGCTTCCGGCCCCGGGACCCCCACGGAGGGATGCTCAGCACCTCAGCAGAGACCCTCCCCACCAGCTTCCGGGTCTCCACGCTGGGGCCCTTGCAGCCCCCGCCGGCTCCGCCAAAGAAGATGCTGCCAGAAG TTCATTCCCATTATCTCTATGGACACATGCTCTCCGCCTTCCGGGACTAG